A portion of the Maylandia zebra isolate NMK-2024a linkage group LG9, Mzebra_GT3a, whole genome shotgun sequence genome contains these proteins:
- the nfx1 gene encoding transcriptional repressor NF-X1 isoform X2, whose product MAEGFSDPPDLNPDLTQHQTSHQHKPRRGRPRHSNDRHLSNNSNETCHQYGPFNQGTNPPFSHRSNYEDHHRPPYQGGDEGRRRGRGRGWREGNRGGSVPWRQRPGGDPYGGSNRYMSGVHAFAHPMGGADGPNWRRGSANRDTEQTNEDQDAQAKKPRKFSQEQRKGEHNGSWKENNTTVEDQRKREDSESQHDNNQRKHTDPKRRQGPIKPPKQPSQEEPGSEKGASGQDDSDQGRASQDSAGKGGRGSGGNAPLQARGGRRANYQNYKPGQRSWNKMPKSKETQTGCLIEQLSEEKYECMVCCDVIRVMAPVWSCQSCFHVFHLNCIKKWARSPASQADDSAEGWRCPACQNVSMKHPTSYTCFCGKVTNPEWQRTEIPHSCGDMCGKKRSGVDCNHPCNILCHPGPCPQCPAFATKSCICGKTSQPVRCGQATVLQCDKVCGAVLNCAEHTCVQVCHSGTCQPCQLQVQQVCFCGVTAREVSCGTDKAGFDGSGHFSCGKICGKMLNCEAHRCQQACHRGPCKSCPRSPSLVNTCPCGQTPLTKLLELGYSERRSCSDPIPSCGKTCNKPLACGSSDIIHLCEKLCHEGSCGPCSLTSTIRCRCGSKTKEVPCEKIQKEEELVFTCEKRCNKKRSCGRHKCGELCCVSVEHKCSMICGYKLNCGLHRCQEPCHRGNCEPCWQSSFDELTCHCGSTVLYPPIPCGTKPPECKNVCTRRHECDHPVFHNCHSEEKCPPCTYLTQKWCMGKHEQRSNIPCHLQDISCGLMCNKTLPCETHRCKRICHRGECLPEGSCQQPCTLPRPDCGHPCAAPCHKGSSCPRTTCTAKVAVQCECGRRKETVACAEAANSYQRYAAIAMASKLSDMQLGDSMDIGPLISKKELKQTRLECDQECATLERNRRLAEALQIDSSSDPFNVRSTSAYSDSLKDDARKDLKFVTEVEEEINNLVELANKGKQSKRSHCFPPMNREHRKIIHELAEVYGVESVSYDNEPKRNVVITAHKGKSACPNSTLTSLIERETAARAPPPIAHIKQHSSK is encoded by the exons ATGGCCGAGGGCTTCTCAG ACCCACCTGACCTCAATCCAGATCTGACGCAACATCAAACGTCACATCAGCACAAACCCAGAAGAGGCCGACCCAGACACAGCAATGACAGACACCTCAGTAACAACAGTAATGAGACCTGTCATCAGTATGGACCCTTTAATCAGGGCACTAATCCCCCTTTTAGCCATAGATCAAATTATGAAGATCATCATCGTCCTCCTTACcaaggaggagatgaaggcaGAAGGCgaggcagaggaagaggatggaGAGAAGGGAACAGAGGAGGTTCTGTGCCATGGCGGCAAAGACCTGGAGGTGATCCATACGGTGGCAGCAACAGATACATGAGTGGTGTCCATGCTTTTGCACATCCCATGGGTGGTGCTGATGGACCCAACTGGCGGCGAGGAAGTGCAAACAGGGATACGGAACAAACTAATGAGGACCAGGATGCCCAGGCTAAAAAACCAAGGAAGTTTAGTCAGGAGCAGCGAAAGGGAGAACATAATGGCAGTTGGAAGGAGAACAACACCACAGTGGAGGATCAAAGGAAGAGAGAAGACTCAGAGTCCCAACATGACAATAATcagaggaaacacactgaccCAAAGCGACGGCAAGGACCAATCAAACCACCCAAACAACCATCACAAGAGGAGCCAGGCTCAGAGAAGGGAGCCAGTGGCCAAGATGACTCTGATCAGGGGCGAGCATCTCAGGATTCTGCAGGCAAAGGTGGAAGAGGCTCAGGAGGGAATGCTCCCCTTCAGGCCAGAGGGGGGAGAAGAGCAAACTATCAAAACTACAAACCTGGTCAGAGGAGCTGGAACAAGATGCCAAAGAGCAAAGAGACGCAGACAG GGTGTCTGATTGAACAGCTGTCGGAGGAGAAATACGAGTGCATGGTGTGCTGTGACGTGATCCGGGTCATGGCGCCGGTGTGGAGCTGTCAGAGCTGCTTCCACGTCTTCCACCTCAACTGCATCAAGAAATGGGCTCGATCGCCAGCCTCACAGGCAGACG ATTCAGCTGAAGGTTGGCGCTGTCCAGCCTGCCAGAATGTTTCAATGAAACACCCGACCTCCTACACTTGCTTCTGTG GTAAAGTGACAAACCCTGAGTGGCAGCGTACTGAGATTCCCCACAGCTGCGGTGACATGTGTGGGAAGAAGAGAAGTGGAGTGGACTGCAACCACCCCTGCAATAT CTTATGCCACCCTGGACCTTGTCCTCAGTGTCCTGCCTTTGCAACGAAATCCTGCATCTGCGGGAAGACGAG TCAACCAGTGCGCTGCGGTCAGGCCACTGTGCTCCAATGTGACAAAGTGTGTGGTGCTGTACTCAACTGTGCTGAACACACCTGTGTGCAGGTGTGCCACAGCGGGACCTGTCAGCCATGCCAGCTGCAAGTTCAGCAGG TTTGCTTTTGTGGCGTGACCGCACGGGAAGTCTCGTGTGGCACAGATAAAGCAGGATTTGATGGTTCGGGACATTTCTCCTGTGGAAAAATATGTGGGAA GATGCTAAACTGTGAAGCCCACCGGTGTCAGCAGGCATGCCATCGTGGCCCGTGCAAGTCGTGCCCGCGCTCACCAAGCCTGGTGAATACGTGTCCCTGCGGTCAGACGCCGCTGACAAAACTCCTGGAGCTGGGTTACTCTGAGCGACGGAGCTGCTCCGATCCCATCCCCTCCTGCGGGAAGACCTGCAACAAACCCCTGGCCTGCGGCTCGAGTG ACATCATCCATCTGTGCGAGAAGCTGTGCCACGAGGGCAGCTGTGGGCCCTGCTCTCTGACCTCAACTATCAGGTGCAGATGTGGCTCCAAGACTAAG GAGGTCCCATGTGAGAAAATCCAAAAAGAAG AGGAGCTCGTCTTCACTTGCGAGAAGCGCTGCAACAAGAAGCGCTCCTGTGGCCGACACAAGTGTGGGGAGCTTTGTTGTGTG AGCGTGGAGCACAAGTGCTCCATGATCTGCGGCTACAAGCTCAACTGTGGCCTCCACCGCTGCCAGGAGCCTTGTCACCGTGGAAACTGTGAACCCTGCTGGCAGTCCA GTTTTGATGAGCTGACGTGTCACTGCGGGTCCACGGTGCTGTATCCACCCATCCCCTGTGGAACGAAGCCACCCGAGTGCAAAAACGTGTGCACGAGAAGACACGAGTGTGACCACCCAG TGTTTCACAACTGCCACAGTGAGGAGAAATGTCCTCCCTGCACTTACCTCACGCAGAAATGGTGCATGGGAAAGCACGAG CAACGCAGCAACATCCCGTGTCATCTCCAAGACATTTCTTGTGGCCTAATGTGTAATAAAACGTTGCCCTGCGAGACGCACCGCTGCAAACGCATCTGTCACCGGGGAGAGTGCCTGCCAGAAGGCAGCTGCCAGCAGCCCTGCACGCTGCCTCGTCCAGACTGCGGCCACCCGTGCGCTGCTCCCTGTCATAAAGGCAGCAGCTGTCCACGCACCACCTGCACTGCCAAG GTTGCGGTACAGTGTGAGTGCGGTCGTAGAAAGGAAACCGTGGCCTGTGCAGAAGCAGCCAATTCATACCAGAG GTATGCTGCCATTGCCATGGCCAGTAAGCTTTCGGACATGCAGCTCGGTGACTCCATGGATATCGGCCCGCTGATCTCTAAGAAAGAGCTGAAACAGACGAG GCTCGAGTGCGATCAAGAGTGCGCCACTTTGGAGAGGAACAGGCGCTTGGCGGAGGCGTTGCAGATCGACTCGTCTTCTGACCCCTTCAACGTTCGCTCCACCTCTGCGTACAGCGACAGCCTCAAAGACGACGCCAG AAAAGACCTGAAGTTTGTCACAGAGGTGGAAGAGGAGATCAACAATCTTGTAGAGCTTGCTAATAAG